One genomic region from Flagellimonas oceani encodes:
- a CDS encoding MauE/DoxX family redox-associated membrane protein, giving the protein MAPWHLYVMAGMYIFAGLMHFIKPKMYMRIMPMYLPDHRLLVYLSGIAEIVLGIGVCFDATRKLSTFGIILMLGIFLSVHFYMLSGEKASAGIPKWILVLRIPLQFFLMYWAYYYAYI; this is encoded by the coding sequence ATGGCTCCATGGCATCTATATGTAATGGCGGGAATGTACATTTTTGCTGGTTTAATGCATTTTATAAAACCTAAAATGTATATGCGCATTATGCCCATGTACCTGCCCGACCACAGGCTTCTGGTCTATTTGAGCGGAATCGCAGAAATTGTATTGGGGATAGGCGTATGTTTTGATGCTACCCGAAAATTGAGCACTTTCGGCATCATTTTAATGTTGGGCATATTTTTATCGGTACATTTTTATATGCTTTCGGGCGAAAAAGCATCCGCCGGAATTCCCAAATGGATTTTGGTTCTTCGGATTCCACTGCAATTCTTTTTGATGTATTGGGCGTATTATTACGCTTACATTTAA
- the htpG gene encoding molecular chaperone HtpG, whose amino-acid sequence MATGKINVSVENIFPLIKKFLYSDHEIFLRELISNATDATLKLKHLTSIGEATVEYGNPVIEVKVDKENKRIHILDQGIGMTEEEVKKYINEVAFSGAEEFLDKYKDTGKDAGIIGHFGLGFYSAFMVAEKVEIITKSHKEEPAVHWTCDGSPEFTIEPSDKTERGTEIILHIAEDSTEFLEKTKIRELLVKYNKFMPIPIKFGTKTETLPKPEGAKEDEPAPTKEVDDIINNPNPAWTKQPADLEEADYKSFYRELYPMQFEEPLFHIHLNVDYPFNLTGILYFPKLTNDLSIQKDKIQLYQNQVFVTDNVEGIVPEFLTMLKGVIDSPDIPLNVSRSYLQADGAVKKISSYITRKVADKLTSLFKNNREDFEQKWNDIKVVIEYGMLSEDKFFEKADKFALYPTIDGNYYTFEELEAKIKDNQTDKDDKLVVLYASDKDAQHSYIEAAKKKGYEILLLDSPIVPHLMQKLETSKENLSFVRVDADHVDNLIKKEDTAISKLSDEEKDSLKADLEKVISDKGYTIQLEAMESSASPFIITEPEFMRRMKEMQRTGGGGMFGMGNMPEMYNLIVNTNHELVSEILNTKTAKKRERLINQSLDLARLSKGLLKGEELTNFIARSYEMIK is encoded by the coding sequence ATGGCTACAGGTAAAATCAATGTTTCAGTAGAGAACATTTTCCCTCTGATCAAAAAGTTTCTATACAGTGATCACGAAATTTTCTTGAGGGAGCTTATTTCCAACGCTACGGATGCAACACTAAAATTAAAGCACCTTACCTCAATTGGCGAAGCTACAGTTGAATATGGCAACCCAGTAATTGAGGTTAAAGTGGACAAGGAGAACAAACGCATTCATATTTTGGACCAAGGAATCGGGATGACCGAGGAGGAAGTGAAAAAGTACATTAACGAAGTGGCTTTTTCCGGTGCCGAAGAATTTTTGGACAAATACAAGGATACCGGGAAAGATGCCGGGATCATCGGGCATTTTGGACTTGGTTTCTATTCGGCCTTTATGGTCGCCGAAAAAGTGGAGATCATTACAAAGAGCCATAAAGAAGAGCCAGCGGTACACTGGACCTGTGATGGTTCCCCAGAATTCACCATTGAACCCAGCGACAAAACCGAGAGAGGCACCGAAATCATACTTCATATTGCAGAAGATTCCACGGAGTTTTTGGAGAAAACCAAAATCCGTGAGCTTTTGGTGAAGTACAACAAGTTTATGCCCATTCCGATCAAGTTCGGGACAAAAACGGAAACGCTTCCAAAACCGGAAGGAGCCAAAGAGGACGAACCGGCACCAACTAAGGAGGTGGACGACATCATCAACAATCCGAATCCCGCTTGGACCAAACAACCTGCAGATCTAGAGGAGGCTGATTACAAAAGCTTTTACAGGGAACTTTACCCGATGCAGTTCGAGGAACCTTTGTTCCATATTCACCTAAACGTGGATTATCCCTTCAACTTAACGGGTATCCTATATTTCCCAAAGTTGACGAACGACCTCAGCATACAAAAGGATAAAATCCAATTGTACCAGAACCAAGTGTTCGTAACGGACAATGTGGAAGGCATTGTTCCCGAATTCTTGACGATGTTAAAAGGGGTCATAGACTCTCCGGACATTCCATTGAACGTATCTCGTTCATATCTTCAGGCGGATGGAGCCGTGAAGAAGATTTCCTCCTACATTACCAGAAAGGTTGCGGACAAATTGACTTCGCTCTTCAAAAACAACCGTGAGGATTTTGAACAGAAGTGGAACGATATCAAAGTAGTGATAGAGTACGGAATGCTATCCGAAGATAAATTCTTTGAAAAGGCGGACAAATTTGCACTTTACCCTACCATTGATGGCAATTACTATACGTTTGAAGAACTGGAAGCCAAGATCAAGGACAATCAGACCGATAAGGATGATAAGTTGGTCGTGCTTTATGCTTCCGACAAAGATGCACAGCACAGCTATATTGAAGCTGCCAAGAAAAAAGGGTACGAAATCCTCTTGTTGGATTCCCCGATCGTGCCACACTTGATGCAAAAACTGGAAACCTCCAAAGAGAACCTATCCTTTGTACGGGTGGATGCCGATCATGTGGACAACCTCATCAAAAAAGAGGATACGGCCATTTCCAAATTGTCCGATGAGGAAAAAGACAGCCTAAAGGCTGATTTAGAAAAAGTAATTTCCGATAAAGGATATACCATTCAATTGGAGGCCATGGAAAGCAGTGCATCGCCGTTTATTATTACCGAGCCGGAATTTATGCGACGTATGAAAGAGATGCAGCGTACTGGTGGCGGAGGCATGTTCGGAATGGGAAATATGCCCGAAATGTACAACCTTATCGTGAACACCAATCACGAACTGGTAAGTGAAATACTAAATACCAAGACCGCTAAAAAGCGCGAAAGGCTGATCAATCAGTCGTTGGATTTGGCACGCCTTTCCAAAGGATTGTTAAAAGGTGAAGAGCTTACCAACTTTATTGCAAGGAGCTACGAGATGATCAAGTGA
- a CDS encoding TetR family transcriptional regulator C-terminal domain-containing protein, whose amino-acid sequence MANTTKTKITEDKIIGFFMESVLEHEKVPGSVFKFCKEHDIKEEEFYGFFGSFESLQQSIWNKFFDNSYGLMQKNKQYASMTNEEKMLTFFFTFFENLTLNRSYVLFIMKEHKYTLEGLMQLKGLRKRFKDFASTLIEERNDEKQHKIFKYNAPLFAEGAWLQFLFILKFWMEDGSPGLEKTDIAIEKSVTTIFQIFETTPLEKIVDFGKFLYKEKFA is encoded by the coding sequence ATGGCAAATACAACTAAAACCAAAATCACCGAGGATAAAATCATAGGCTTTTTCATGGAATCTGTTTTGGAGCATGAAAAAGTGCCGGGTTCAGTATTTAAGTTCTGCAAGGAGCATGATATTAAGGAAGAAGAATTCTATGGGTTCTTTGGTTCGTTCGAATCGTTGCAACAATCCATTTGGAACAAATTCTTCGACAACAGTTATGGGTTGATGCAAAAGAACAAGCAGTACGCATCCATGACCAACGAGGAAAAGATGCTGACATTTTTCTTCACCTTTTTTGAGAATCTGACATTGAACAGGAGCTATGTACTGTTCATAATGAAGGAACACAAGTATACCTTGGAAGGTTTAATGCAATTGAAGGGCCTTCGAAAAAGGTTCAAGGATTTCGCTTCCACGCTCATTGAGGAAAGGAACGATGAAAAACAGCATAAGATTTTTAAGTACAACGCTCCCTTGTTTGCCGAAGGCGCTTGGTTACAGTTCCTATTTATTTTAAAATTTTGGATGGAAGATGGTTCACCTGGTCTGGAAAAAACCGATATCGCCATTGAGAAATCCGTTACTACCATATTTCAAATTTTCGAGACCACCCCTTTGGAAAAGATAGTGGACTTTGGAAAATTCCTTTACAAGGAAAAATTCGCATAG
- a CDS encoding ABC1 kinase family protein, producing the protein MKSLDTIPTGKIERAGKLVKTGVKIGGNYVKYYGKKLVDPQTSKDSLDQDNAEDIYDGLKSLKGSALKVAQMLSMEKNLLPRAYVEKFSLSQFSVPPLSAPLVRKTFKKYLDKYPEEIFDEFEKDSVNAASIGQVHRAEKDGKKLAVKIQYPGVAESISSDLALVKPVAIKMFNLKGKDSEKYFKEVEHKLIEETNYILELEQSDEITKACSVIPNMEFPKYYRELSSERILTMDWMEGIHLGEFTRTDFDAGLGNTLGQALWDFYMFQIHKLRRVHADPHPGNFLVSDNGKLIAIDFGCIKQIPDDFYVPYFELAKEENINNDKIFMEKLYELEILTPTDSEEELKFFKALFKEMLTIFTSPFHKDTFDFGDEGFWSKIANLSERYSKDEQIRKMNGNRGSKHFLYINRTFFGLYNLLHDLRAKVDVNSYKTYMD; encoded by the coding sequence ATGAAAAGTTTGGATACCATTCCCACGGGGAAAATAGAACGCGCCGGAAAGCTGGTAAAGACCGGGGTGAAAATAGGCGGGAACTATGTAAAATACTACGGTAAAAAGCTAGTGGACCCGCAAACCTCCAAGGATTCCTTGGACCAAGACAATGCAGAGGATATTTACGATGGGCTTAAAAGTTTAAAGGGCAGTGCCCTTAAGGTGGCACAGATGCTCAGCATGGAGAAGAACCTCTTGCCACGGGCCTATGTGGAGAAGTTTTCCCTTTCCCAGTTCTCAGTGCCTCCGTTGTCCGCACCCTTGGTACGCAAGACCTTCAAAAAGTATTTGGACAAATATCCCGAAGAAATTTTTGATGAGTTTGAAAAAGATTCTGTAAACGCTGCCAGCATAGGACAGGTGCACCGTGCGGAAAAGGATGGAAAAAAATTGGCGGTCAAAATCCAATATCCAGGTGTTGCGGAAAGCATCAGTAGCGATTTGGCCTTGGTGAAGCCGGTGGCCATTAAAATGTTCAATCTAAAGGGAAAGGACTCCGAAAAATATTTTAAAGAGGTAGAGCATAAACTTATCGAGGAGACCAATTATATTTTGGAGTTGGAGCAAAGCGATGAGATTACCAAAGCTTGTTCCGTGATTCCAAATATGGAATTTCCAAAATATTACCGAGAACTTTCAAGCGAGCGTATTTTGACGATGGATTGGATGGAAGGAATACACTTGGGTGAATTTACCCGAACGGACTTTGATGCTGGACTTGGGAATACCCTTGGCCAGGCCCTTTGGGATTTTTACATGTTCCAGATCCATAAATTGAGAAGGGTGCATGCAGACCCGCATCCAGGTAATTTTTTGGTAAGTGATAACGGTAAGTTGATAGCCATCGATTTTGGTTGCATCAAGCAGATTCCAGACGATTTTTATGTTCCTTATTTTGAACTGGCCAAGGAGGAGAATATCAACAATGATAAAATCTTCATGGAGAAATTGTACGAACTGGAAATCTTGACGCCAACCGACTCCGAAGAAGAACTAAAATTTTTTAAAGCGCTTTTTAAAGAAATGCTGACTATTTTCACTTCTCCTTTTCATAAAGATACTTTTGACTTTGGCGACGAAGGGTTCTGGTCTAAAATTGCAAATCTCAGTGAACGCTATTCCAAAGACGAGCAAATCCGAAAAATGAACGGAAACAGAGGTTCCAAACACTTTTTGTACATCAACCGCACGTTTTTTGGGCTGTACAATCTTCTTCATGACTTAAGGGCTAAAGTAGATGTGAACTCCTACAAAACATATATGGATTGA
- a CDS encoding prolyl oligopeptidase family serine peptidase → MKNYLWVFWTILSICFVQAQEKLSYQKPSEEILELVNAPLAPSVLITDDGKYMVLLYRDYYKTIAELSETELRLAGLRINPKTNIGSRTNYYNNIIVKEVGNNEGTQVQGLSENPRLANFNWSPDQSKIAFTNTTSNGVEVMVLDLKSAKATAITETNVNANMRDIINWFKDGESVLVKMLPDDRKPLINTNEAVPEGPTISTNDGKKAQNRTYQDLLKNPNDEFNFEQLARSELYKVQMDGTKTKWKDADLYTSISFSPDGEYVMTVTLDKPFSYLVPYYRFPNTTTVYKKDGSKVKTLLEVPLIEDLPKGFMAERTGMRDISWRNDKPATIIYVEALDGGDPENEVDYRDEVFQLEAPFDGKGESILKTKNRFSYIQWGNDDLAIAHDRWWNDRNTKTYLFDPSNPSAGAKIIEDRNYQDVYSDPGNFVTKRNENGSWVLSLDKNNNAYLIGDGYTEEGQFPFVDKINLENLKKTRLYTSKLEDKLENLIEYDPKKDQLLVRIESANEYPNYYYKSLIKRRGPVQLTNFENPYKSIQNVHKEVITYKRDDGLELSGTLYLPVGYDMEKKEKMPMILWAYPREYKDKNSASQNTSNPNEFTYPYWGSPIYWVTKGYVVLDDAAFPIIGEGDEQPNDTFRSQLVANAKAAIDAVDELGYVDTERVAVGGHSYGAFMVANLLSHSDLFAAGIARSGAYNRTLTPFGFQSEERNYWEAPEVYYTMSPFMHSEKMKTPLLLIHGEADNNSGTYPMQSERYFNALKGLGATVRLVMLPKESHGYRAKESILHLLWEQDQWLDKYVKQKK, encoded by the coding sequence ATGAAAAATTATCTCTGGGTATTTTGGACCATTTTGTCCATTTGCTTTGTACAGGCACAGGAAAAATTAAGTTACCAAAAACCTTCGGAAGAAATACTCGAACTTGTCAACGCACCTTTGGCACCCAGTGTGCTGATCACGGATGATGGCAAATATATGGTACTCCTCTACAGGGACTACTACAAGACCATCGCCGAATTATCGGAAACGGAGCTTAGATTGGCCGGCCTTCGCATCAACCCCAAGACCAACATTGGGAGCCGCACCAATTATTACAACAACATCATTGTTAAAGAAGTGGGCAACAACGAGGGCACACAAGTACAGGGACTCTCCGAAAATCCAAGATTGGCCAATTTTAATTGGTCGCCGGACCAGTCCAAAATTGCATTCACCAATACCACATCCAACGGTGTTGAGGTCATGGTTCTCGATTTAAAGTCCGCCAAGGCCACTGCCATTACGGAAACCAATGTAAATGCCAACATGAGGGACATCATCAATTGGTTCAAGGATGGTGAGTCCGTTTTGGTCAAAATGCTACCGGATGACAGAAAACCATTGATCAATACCAATGAAGCTGTGCCGGAAGGCCCCACCATTTCTACCAATGATGGCAAAAAAGCGCAGAACAGAACCTATCAGGATTTGTTGAAAAACCCGAACGATGAATTTAATTTTGAGCAATTGGCCCGTTCCGAGCTCTACAAAGTTCAAATGGACGGTACCAAGACCAAGTGGAAAGATGCCGACCTGTATACAAGTATCAGCTTCTCCCCAGATGGCGAGTATGTAATGACGGTCACTTTGGACAAGCCATTCTCCTACTTGGTTCCCTACTATAGGTTTCCGAACACTACCACCGTTTACAAAAAAGACGGAAGCAAGGTAAAAACACTTTTGGAGGTCCCCCTTATCGAAGACCTTCCCAAAGGCTTTATGGCCGAAAGAACCGGTATGCGTGATATAAGCTGGCGAAACGATAAACCGGCCACCATAATTTATGTAGAAGCGCTGGATGGTGGCGACCCGGAAAACGAAGTCGATTACCGCGATGAAGTATTCCAACTGGAGGCGCCTTTTGATGGAAAGGGAGAATCCATCCTAAAAACCAAGAACAGATTCAGCTACATTCAATGGGGGAACGATGATCTGGCCATTGCGCACGATCGTTGGTGGAACGACAGAAACACCAAAACCTATCTTTTTGACCCCTCCAACCCTTCAGCGGGAGCCAAGATCATTGAGGACAGAAACTATCAAGATGTGTACAGCGACCCAGGGAATTTTGTCACAAAAAGAAATGAAAATGGCAGTTGGGTACTCTCCTTGGACAAAAACAACAATGCCTATTTGATCGGCGATGGCTATACCGAAGAAGGACAGTTCCCCTTTGTGGATAAAATTAATTTGGAGAACCTTAAAAAAACGAGGCTATATACCTCAAAGCTTGAAGATAAGCTGGAAAACTTGATAGAATACGACCCTAAAAAAGACCAATTGTTGGTGCGCATCGAATCCGCCAACGAATACCCGAACTATTACTATAAGAGTTTGATCAAGAGAAGAGGGCCCGTTCAGTTGACCAATTTTGAGAACCCCTACAAAAGCATTCAAAACGTACACAAAGAAGTGATCACATATAAGAGGGATGACGGATTGGAGCTTTCTGGAACTTTATACCTTCCTGTTGGGTACGACATGGAGAAAAAAGAAAAAATGCCAATGATTCTTTGGGCCTATCCAAGAGAGTACAAGGACAAGAACAGTGCTTCGCAGAACACATCCAATCCCAACGAATTCACCTATCCGTATTGGGGTTCGCCCATTTATTGGGTAACCAAAGGTTACGTGGTACTGGATGATGCCGCCTTCCCAATTATCGGCGAAGGAGACGAACAACCCAACGACACCTTTAGAAGTCAACTCGTAGCAAATGCCAAAGCAGCTATCGACGCTGTGGACGAACTTGGTTACGTGGATACGGAGCGAGTTGCCGTAGGCGGACATAGTTACGGTGCGTTTATGGTGGCCAACCTACTGTCACATTCCGATTTGTTCGCTGCAGGAATTGCGAGAAGCGGTGCCTACAATAGGACACTTACACCTTTTGGTTTCCAGAGCGAGGAAAGGAACTATTGGGAAGCTCCCGAGGTGTACTATACCATGTCCCCTTTTATGCACTCTGAAAAAATGAAAACACCATTACTTTTGATTCACGGAGAAGCGGATAACAATTCTGGGACCTATCCCATGCAGAGTGAGCGCTATTTCAATGCTCTAAAAGGATTGGGGGCAACCGTTAGATTGGTAATGCTGCCCAAAGAAAGCCACGGATACAGGGCCAAGGAAAGCATCCTACATTTGTTATGGGAGCAAGATCAATGGTTGGATAAATATGTAAAGCAGAAAAAATAG